In Chelonoidis abingdonii isolate Lonesome George chromosome 15, CheloAbing_2.0, whole genome shotgun sequence, the following are encoded in one genomic region:
- the IKZF5 gene encoding zinc finger protein Pegasus — MGEKKPEPLDFVKDFQEYLTQQTHHVNMISGSVSGDNEADALQGAGADGDQNGLDHPSVEVSLDENSGMLVDGFERTFDGKLKCRYCNYASKGTARLIEHIRIHTGEKPHRCHLCPFASAYERHLEAHMRSHTGEKPYKCELCSFRCSDRSNLSHHRRRKHKMVPIKGTRSSLSSKKMWGVLQKKTSNLGYSRRSLINLSPPSMVVQKPDYLNDFTHEIPNIQTEAYESMTKTTQTGGLPRDPQDLKIDNPLNQLSTLAGQLSSLPSENQNPASPDVVPCQDEKPFIIQQPAAPAVVSSVSTNIPQSSSPTSPDPRPPHSQRNYSPVAGPSSDRSVHTSTPSISNSQPSTPAPTLPVQDPQLLHHCQHCDMYFADNILYTIHMGCHGFENPFQCNICGCKCKNKYDFACHFARGQHNQH; from the exons ATGGGTGAAAAGAAACCAGAGCCTCTGGACTTCGTAAAAGATTTTCAAGAATATCTTACTCAACAGACACACCATGTAAATATGATATCTGGATCTGTTAGTGGGGACAATGAAGCAGATGCCCTTCAGGGAG CTGGGGCAGATGGTGATCAGAATGGACTAGATCATCCTTCTGTTGAAGTTTCACTGGATGAAAACTCAGGAATGTTAGTGGATGGGTTTGAAAGGACATTTGATGGAAAGCTGAAGTGTCGATATTGCAACTATGCCAGCAAAGGAACAGCACGGCTTATAGAGCATATCAGAATTCACACAG GTGAAAAGCCACACAGATGCCATCTATGTCCATTTGCATCAGCTTATGAACGTCATCTGGAAGCGCACATGCGATCACATACTGGTGAAAAACCGTATAAATGCGAATTGTGTTCCTTCCGCTGCAGTGACAGAAGTAACCTGTCTCATCATCGTAGACGCAAGCATAAAATGGTACCTATAAAAGGTACTAGGTCTTCCCTAAGCAGCAAGAAAATGTGGGGGGTTTTGCAGAAGAAGACCAGCAATCTGGGATACAGCAGAAGATCATTAATTAATCTGAGTCCACCTTCCATGGTGGTTCAGAAACCAGACTACCTTAATGATTTCACCCATGAAATCCCAAATATTCAGACTGAAGCATATGAAAGCATGACAAAAACAACACAGACCGGTGGCCTGCCAAGAGATCCACAAGACCTTAAGATAGACAATCCATTAAATCAGCTATCAACATTAGCAGGACAGTTGTCTAGCTTGCCATCTGAAAACCAAAACCCAGCATCTCCTGATGTTGTACCATGCCAAGATGAAAAGCCTTTTATAATTCAGCAGCCTGCTGCACCAGCAGTAGTTTCATCTGTGTCAACAAATATTCCTCAAAGTTCATCTCCTACTAGCCCAGATCCTCGGCCCCCACACAGTCAAAGGAACTACAGTCCAGTGGCAGGTCCAAGCAGTGATCGCAGCGTCCATACTAGTACTCCTAGCATAAGTAACAGTCAGCCAAGTACTCCAGCTCCAACCCTTCCAGTTCAGGATCCTCAGCTTCTGCATCACTGCCAGCACTGTGACATGTATTTTGCAGACAATATCCTTTATACTATTCACATGGGATGTCATGGGTTTGAAAATCCATTTCAGTGCAACATATGTGGGTGCAAATGTAAAAATAAGTATGACTTTGCTTGCCATTTTGCAAGAGGTCAACATAACCAACATTGA